One Oharaeibacter diazotrophicus DNA segment encodes these proteins:
- a CDS encoding protein-L-isoaspartate O-methyltransferase family protein, producing the protein MVDLAALRTKMVDGQVRPNDVTDHRIIAAMLEIPREVFVRPADRELAYIDRNLPIGEGRVLLQPMLVAKAIQAADILASDKVLVIGAATGYAAAVAARLAARVVALEADAVIAGAARAALSAAAVYNAEVVVGDLAKGWAAAAPYEVILVAGAVEELPDAIKAQLADGGRLVAFEGTGLSGRAKLYTRSGADVSARTLFNASAPALAAFDRAPAFVF; encoded by the coding sequence ATGGTCGACTTGGCGGCGCTCCGCACCAAGATGGTCGACGGCCAGGTCCGGCCGAACGACGTCACCGATCACCGCATCATCGCCGCCATGCTGGAGATCCCGCGCGAGGTCTTCGTGCGCCCGGCCGACCGCGAGCTCGCCTACATCGACCGCAACCTGCCGATCGGCGAGGGGCGGGTGCTGCTGCAGCCGATGCTGGTCGCCAAGGCGATCCAGGCCGCCGACATCCTCGCCTCCGACAAGGTGCTCGTGATCGGCGCCGCCACCGGCTACGCGGCCGCCGTCGCCGCCCGGCTCGCCGCGCGCGTCGTCGCCCTCGAGGCCGACGCGGTGATCGCCGGCGCCGCCCGCGCCGCGCTGTCGGCCGCGGCCGTCTACAACGCCGAGGTCGTCGTCGGCGACCTTGCCAAGGGCTGGGCCGCCGCGGCGCCCTACGAGGTGATCCTCGTCGCCGGCGCGGTCGAGGAACTGCCCGACGCGATCAAGGCCCAGCTCGCCGATGGCGGGCGCCTCGTGGCGTTCGAGGGCACCGGCCTCTCCGGCCGCGCCAAGCTCTACACCCGCTCCGGCGCCGACGTGTCGGCCCGAACCCTGTTCAACGCCTCGGCACCGGCGCTTGCCGCCTTCGATCGCGCGCCCGCCTTCGTGTTCTGA
- a CDS encoding bifunctional 2',3'-cyclic-nucleotide 2'-phosphodiesterase/3'-nucleotidase: MRQTALTRRAVLRGSTAVVALLAAGLPLRAAPGRVKLRLMATSDLHVNVFPYDYYRDKPDDTVGLAKTAALIAAARAEVRNALLFDNGDLIQGSPLGDYVAYSKGLKPGEVHPMVAAMNTLGYLCGTLGNHEFNYGLEFLGNALAGETFPTVCANVVKADGTPLVEPTRVFETTVVDEAGTEAVLRVGVIGFVPPQIVQWDKSNLDGRATTIDIVEAAMAHVPALRAKSDVVVALCHSGIAGGERRGGEENAALHLAAVDGIDAIFTGHQHLVFPGKDFDGIDGADARRGTLHGKPAVMPGFWGSHLGVIDLELERIGAGWTVAGFAVEARPIYERGADRKIVSKVDAVASVLAAAQADHDGTLAYVRQPVGETTAPITSYWAAVADDPSVQIVSQAQLWYAASLGADAGLPKLPLLSAAAPFKSGGRGGPDYYTDVRPGPVAIKDVADIYLYPNTLRIVKVTGADVREWLERSAGLFRRIDPAASGPQMLIDPDFPTYNFDVIDGVTYRIDVTKPSRYDKDGKIADEAAHRIVGLMLDGKPLDPAAEVLVVTNNYRAGGGGHFPGADGSTIVFEAPDTNRDVIVRYVMKEKTINPSADGNWRFVPWPAEAEVIFVSSPKADASSLPAGISVEPAGAAENGFAKYRVRLG; encoded by the coding sequence ATGCGCCAGACCGCCCTCACCCGCCGCGCCGTGCTCCGCGGCTCCACCGCGGTCGTGGCCCTCCTCGCCGCCGGACTGCCGCTGCGCGCCGCCCCGGGCCGGGTCAAGCTGCGGCTGATGGCGACCAGCGATCTCCACGTCAACGTCTTCCCCTACGACTACTACCGCGACAAGCCCGACGACACCGTCGGCCTCGCCAAGACGGCCGCGCTGATCGCCGCCGCCCGCGCCGAGGTGCGCAACGCGCTGCTGTTCGACAACGGCGACCTGATCCAGGGTAGCCCGCTCGGCGACTATGTCGCCTATTCCAAGGGCCTGAAACCCGGCGAGGTCCACCCGATGGTGGCCGCGATGAACACGCTCGGCTACCTCTGCGGCACACTCGGCAACCACGAATTCAACTACGGCCTCGAGTTCCTCGGCAACGCCCTCGCCGGCGAGACCTTCCCGACCGTCTGCGCCAACGTTGTGAAGGCCGACGGCACGCCGCTGGTCGAGCCGACGCGGGTGTTCGAGACGACCGTGGTGGACGAGGCCGGCACCGAGGCCGTGCTGCGCGTCGGCGTGATCGGCTTCGTGCCGCCGCAGATCGTGCAGTGGGACAAGTCGAACCTCGACGGCCGCGCCACGACGATCGACATCGTCGAGGCCGCCATGGCCCACGTGCCGGCGCTGCGCGCCAAGTCGGACGTGGTGGTGGCGCTCTGCCATTCCGGCATCGCCGGCGGGGAGCGCCGGGGCGGCGAGGAGAACGCGGCGCTGCACCTCGCCGCCGTCGACGGCATCGACGCGATCTTCACCGGCCACCAGCACCTCGTCTTCCCCGGCAAGGACTTCGACGGCATCGACGGCGCCGACGCCCGCCGCGGCACGCTGCACGGCAAGCCGGCGGTGATGCCGGGCTTCTGGGGCAGCCACCTCGGCGTGATCGACCTCGAGCTCGAGCGCATCGGTGCCGGCTGGACAGTGGCGGGCTTCGCGGTCGAGGCGCGGCCGATCTACGAGCGCGGCGCCGACCGCAAGATCGTCTCCAAGGTCGACGCCGTCGCCTCGGTGCTGGCGGCAGCGCAGGCCGACCACGACGGCACCCTCGCCTACGTCCGCCAGCCGGTCGGCGAGACCACGGCGCCGATCACGAGCTACTGGGCCGCGGTCGCCGACGATCCCTCGGTGCAGATCGTCAGCCAGGCCCAGCTCTGGTACGCCGCCTCGCTCGGCGCCGACGCCGGCCTGCCGAAGCTGCCGCTCCTGTCGGCGGCGGCGCCGTTCAAGTCGGGCGGCCGCGGCGGGCCGGACTACTACACCGACGTCCGGCCGGGGCCGGTGGCGATCAAGGACGTCGCCGACATCTACCTCTACCCGAACACGCTGCGCATCGTGAAGGTGACCGGCGCCGATGTGCGGGAGTGGCTGGAGCGCTCGGCCGGGCTGTTCCGCCGCATCGACCCGGCGGCGAGCGGACCGCAGATGCTGATCGACCCGGACTTCCCGACCTACAATTTCGACGTGATCGACGGCGTCACCTACCGGATCGACGTGACGAAGCCGAGCCGCTACGACAAGGACGGCAAGATCGCCGACGAGGCCGCGCACCGCATCGTCGGCCTGATGCTGGACGGCAAGCCGCTCGATCCGGCGGCCGAAGTGCTGGTGGTCACCAACAACTACCGCGCCGGCGGCGGCGGCCACTTCCCGGGCGCCGACGGCAGCACCATCGTCTTCGAGGCGCCGGACACCAACCGCGACGTGATCGTGCGCTACGTCATGAAGGAGAAGACGATCAACCCGTCGGCCGACGGCAACTGGCGCTTCGTGCCCTGGCCGGCGGAGGCGGAGGTGATCTTCGTGTCGTCGCCCAAGGCCGACGCCTCGTCGCTGCCGGCGGGCATCTCGGTGGAACCGGCGGGCGCCGCCGAGAACGGCTTCGCGAAATACCGCGTCCGGCTCGGGTGA
- the parC gene encoding DNA topoisomerase IV subunit A, with translation MGQDLIPSDGIEPVNLREALEERYLAYALSTIMHRALPDVRDGLKPVHRRVLYAMRLLRLDPGAAFKKCARVVGDVIGKYHPHGDQSVYDALVRLAQDFSQRYPLIDGQGNFGNVDGDNAAAMRYTEARLTEVARLLLDGLDEDAVDFRETYDGTDREPVVLPGAFPNLLANGSSGIAVGMATSIPPHNAAEICDAAMRLIDDPETPIEKLVDRVNGPVRGPDFPTGGVLVESEASVLEAYRTGRGAFRVRARWEKEELERGAWQVVITEIPYQVQKARLIEKIAELVNERKLPLVEDVRDESAEDVRVVIVPKSRNVDPALMMEALFRLSELESRIPLNMNVLSRGQVPNVIGLRQVLREWLDHRREVLLRRSRHRLDEIVRRLELLEGFIIAYLNLDEVIRIIREEDEPKKVLIATFSLTETQAEAILNMRLRNLRKLEEMEIRKEHAELTDEKAKIETLLGSEARQWKTVRWEISKVRATFGPETPLGKRRTGFGEASAHGAEDVTQALIEREPITVVISEKGWIRALKGHIADVSGLAFKAGDKLKLAFKAETTDKLMVLADNGKIFTLGADRLPGGRSTGEPIRLMVDMDDGADVVDVFVHRAERRLLMVSSDGFGFLTAEADLVATTRKGRQVLNLADGAKARMAVAAEGDTVAIIGENRKFLVFPLAQVPEMARGKGVRLQRYKDGGVADVRVFAADKGLTWTDTSGRVFLRTMADLSDWIGDRATAGRLPPIGFPKSNSFEPKAG, from the coding sequence ATGGGCCAGGACCTGATTCCCTCCGACGGCATCGAACCCGTCAACCTCCGGGAGGCGCTCGAGGAGCGCTATCTCGCCTACGCGCTGTCGACGATCATGCACCGGGCGCTGCCCGACGTGCGCGACGGCCTGAAGCCGGTGCACCGGCGCGTGCTCTACGCCATGCGCCTGCTCCGGCTCGATCCCGGCGCCGCCTTCAAGAAATGCGCCCGCGTCGTCGGCGACGTCATCGGCAAGTACCACCCGCACGGCGACCAGTCGGTCTACGACGCGCTGGTGCGCCTCGCCCAGGACTTCTCGCAGCGCTATCCGCTGATTGACGGCCAGGGCAACTTCGGCAACGTCGACGGCGACAACGCGGCGGCCATGCGCTACACCGAGGCGCGCCTGACCGAGGTCGCCCGCCTGCTGCTCGACGGCCTCGACGAAGACGCCGTCGACTTCCGCGAGACCTACGACGGCACCGACCGCGAACCGGTCGTGCTGCCCGGCGCCTTCCCGAACCTGCTCGCCAACGGCTCCTCCGGCATCGCCGTCGGCATGGCGACCTCGATCCCGCCGCACAACGCCGCCGAGATCTGCGACGCGGCGATGCGGCTGATCGACGATCCGGAGACGCCGATCGAGAAGCTGGTCGACCGCGTCAACGGCCCCGTCCGCGGGCCGGACTTCCCCACCGGCGGCGTGCTGGTCGAGAGCGAGGCGTCGGTGCTCGAGGCCTACCGCACCGGCCGCGGCGCCTTCCGCGTCCGGGCGCGCTGGGAAAAGGAGGAGCTCGAGCGCGGCGCCTGGCAGGTCGTGATCACCGAGATCCCCTATCAGGTCCAGAAGGCGCGGCTGATCGAGAAGATCGCCGAACTGGTCAACGAGCGCAAACTGCCGCTGGTCGAAGACGTCCGCGACGAGTCGGCCGAGGACGTGCGCGTCGTCATCGTGCCCAAGAGCCGCAACGTCGACCCGGCGCTGATGATGGAGGCGCTGTTCCGCCTGTCCGAGCTCGAGAGCCGCATCCCGCTCAACATGAACGTGCTGTCGCGCGGGCAGGTGCCGAACGTGATCGGCCTCCGGCAGGTGCTGCGCGAGTGGCTCGACCACCGCCGCGAGGTGCTGCTCCGGCGTTCGCGGCATCGGCTCGACGAGATCGTCCGCCGCCTCGAATTGCTCGAGGGCTTCATAATCGCCTACCTCAACCTCGACGAGGTGATCCGGATCATCCGCGAGGAGGACGAGCCGAAGAAGGTGCTGATCGCAACCTTCTCGCTGACGGAGACCCAGGCCGAGGCCATCCTCAACATGCGCCTGCGCAACCTGCGCAAGCTCGAGGAGATGGAGATCCGCAAGGAGCACGCCGAGCTCACCGACGAGAAGGCCAAGATCGAGACGCTGCTCGGCTCCGAGGCGCGGCAGTGGAAGACGGTGCGCTGGGAGATCTCCAAGGTGCGCGCCACCTTCGGCCCCGAGACCCCGCTCGGCAAGCGCCGCACCGGCTTCGGCGAGGCCTCTGCCCACGGCGCCGAGGACGTCACCCAGGCGCTGATCGAGCGCGAGCCGATCACCGTGGTGATCTCCGAGAAGGGCTGGATCCGCGCCCTCAAGGGCCACATCGCCGACGTCTCGGGCCTCGCCTTCAAGGCCGGCGACAAGCTGAAGCTCGCCTTCAAGGCCGAGACCACCGACAAGCTGATGGTGCTCGCCGACAACGGCAAGATCTTCACCCTCGGCGCCGACCGCCTGCCCGGCGGCCGTTCGACCGGCGAGCCGATCCGTCTGATGGTCGACATGGACGACGGCGCCGACGTGGTCGACGTCTTCGTGCACCGGGCGGAGCGGCGATTGCTGATGGTGTCGTCGGACGGCTTCGGCTTCCTGACGGCCGAGGCCGACCTCGTCGCCACCACCCGCAAGGGCCGGCAGGTGCTCAACCTCGCCGACGGCGCCAAGGCCAGGATGGCCGTGGCGGCGGAGGGCGACACGGTCGCGATCATCGGCGAGAACCGCAAGTTCCTGGTGTTCCCGCTGGCGCAGGTGCCGGAGATGGCGCGCGGCAAGGGCGTCCGCCTGCAGCGCTACAAGGACGGCGGCGTCGCCGACGTCCGGGTCTTCGCCGCCGACAAGGGCCTGACCTGGACCGACACCTCCGGCCGCGTCTTCCTGCGCACCATGGCCGACCTCTCCGACTGGATCGGCGACCGCGCCACCGCCGGCCGCCTGCCGCCGATCGGCTTCCCGAAGTCCAACAGCTTCGAGCCGAAGGCGGGCTGA
- a CDS encoding S8 family serine peptidase: protein MTGLRTRVALAGAALALLCAAVPAPAAETSGVYIVTLADPPAVAYAGGVAGLPATAPDAATGRTFDATSAAVFAYGRALERRQDAVIATLGRPVRTGYRFTTTVNGFTARLTAAEADRLRGAPGVVSVTPDRAARLEALRTPQVLGLTGAKGIWSRSVDGRTLTGEDVIVGVVDSGIQPENPAVFDRVDAKGFPVAAGGTKAYGAPPAKWKGRCVSEPGFSAATACNDKLIGARTFHAGFDLLDLQMAAIEYPSARDSNGHGSHTAATAAGNRNAPLFEGALSSGLAPRARIAAYKACWSYVDLSVITGATSTCIISDVVAAIEQATEDGVDVVNVSIGGYGDTITDPLSLAFLGATRAGVFAAASAGNDGENGTVGHQAPWVTTVAATTYKGSPKATITLGNGTGYTGASLATAVPAAPFVLADAIAGAGVDPAVAIFCGPGTLDATEAAGKIVVCDRGGGLARVDKSAEVARAGGAGMVLVNVSPDADNLVADLHAVPTVHLPVADRTALRDYAATSGPTAAIGQFAFVAGTPAPVLADYSSAGPGNGRPEVLKPDVSAPGSDVIDAYAYKPASRAEHDAILAGAVAPAAYNVLSGTSMASPHVAGLAALIRQARPDFGPLDIRSAIMTSATNVVSLGGARDRRVDRAGAGFIDPAGALDPGLVYPVSSADLDGYLCGVGLPPSVCGSGRATAPERLNQPSVRMTMVGSGRFVRKVKNVGKTTATYTASLDLRGFAGKVTPASLTLKPGATGAFTVDLTATTAPYGTAVPGYLTWTDGTHRVRSPLLLTTVGMKATDVASTQATTTVERTVRFGYAGKVTVVAMGLGPRQTARGTVNGHFTGQGAGGSECYRIAAGTSHRDFAIARIGSLVRVRVAPVDPNTTADLDLYVHDGDLGYYEAATKDNSTETLDYLAQKAFTRVCVVARNGDGATPYTISLWEATAKPATGALVVSGLPRTVVAGLDYELSIGWSGLAAGSSDFGGVLFYRGTPSNENLLGSIAVTVRPPKSSGSSTLAAVH from the coding sequence ATGACCGGACTGCGGACGAGGGTGGCCCTCGCGGGCGCTGCATTGGCGTTGCTGTGCGCTGCCGTGCCGGCACCTGCCGCGGAGACCTCCGGCGTATACATCGTGACGCTGGCCGATCCCCCGGCCGTCGCCTACGCCGGCGGTGTGGCCGGCCTTCCAGCCACGGCGCCGGATGCGGCGACCGGCCGGACCTTCGACGCGACCTCCGCCGCCGTGTTCGCCTACGGGCGGGCGCTCGAGCGCCGGCAGGACGCGGTGATCGCCACGCTCGGCCGACCCGTCCGGACGGGCTACCGCTTCACCACCACCGTCAACGGCTTCACCGCCCGCCTGACCGCAGCCGAAGCCGACCGTCTGCGCGGCGCGCCGGGCGTCGTGTCCGTGACCCCCGACCGGGCCGCCCGGCTCGAGGCGCTCAGGACGCCGCAGGTGCTCGGCCTCACCGGCGCGAAGGGCATCTGGTCCCGCAGCGTCGACGGCCGGACGCTCACCGGCGAGGACGTGATCGTCGGCGTGGTCGACAGCGGCATCCAGCCGGAGAACCCGGCGGTGTTCGACCGGGTCGACGCGAAGGGTTTCCCGGTAGCCGCCGGCGGCACGAAGGCCTATGGGGCGCCGCCTGCCAAGTGGAAGGGCCGCTGCGTCTCCGAACCCGGCTTCTCCGCGGCGACCGCCTGCAACGACAAGCTGATCGGGGCCCGCACCTTCCACGCCGGCTTCGACCTGCTCGACCTCCAGATGGCGGCGATCGAGTATCCGTCCGCCCGCGACAGCAACGGCCACGGCTCGCACACCGCGGCGACGGCCGCCGGCAACCGCAACGCCCCCCTCTTCGAGGGCGCGCTGTCCTCCGGCTTGGCGCCCCGCGCGCGCATCGCGGCCTACAAGGCCTGCTGGAGCTACGTAGACCTCTCGGTGATCACCGGTGCGACCAGCACCTGCATCATCAGCGACGTGGTCGCCGCCATCGAGCAGGCGACCGAGGACGGCGTCGACGTCGTCAACGTCTCGATCGGCGGCTACGGCGACACGATCACGGATCCGCTCTCGCTCGCCTTCCTCGGGGCCACGCGGGCCGGCGTCTTCGCGGCCGCCTCGGCCGGCAACGATGGCGAGAATGGGACGGTCGGTCATCAGGCGCCCTGGGTCACCACGGTCGCGGCCACCACCTACAAGGGCTCGCCGAAGGCGACGATCACCCTCGGGAACGGGACGGGCTACACCGGCGCCAGCCTCGCGACGGCCGTGCCGGCGGCGCCGTTCGTGCTCGCCGACGCGATCGCGGGTGCCGGCGTCGATCCGGCCGTCGCGATCTTCTGCGGCCCCGGCACCCTCGACGCCACAGAAGCCGCTGGCAAGATCGTGGTCTGCGACCGCGGCGGCGGTCTCGCCCGCGTCGACAAGAGCGCCGAGGTCGCGCGCGCCGGCGGCGCCGGCATGGTGCTGGTGAACGTCAGCCCCGACGCGGACAACCTCGTCGCCGACCTGCACGCCGTGCCGACGGTGCACCTGCCGGTCGCGGACCGCACGGCCCTGCGCGACTACGCCGCGACGTCCGGCCCGACGGCGGCGATCGGCCAGTTCGCCTTCGTGGCAGGCACGCCGGCCCCGGTCCTCGCCGACTACTCGTCCGCCGGTCCCGGAAACGGCCGTCCGGAGGTGCTGAAGCCGGACGTCTCGGCGCCGGGGTCCGACGTCATCGACGCCTATGCCTACAAGCCCGCGAGCCGCGCCGAGCACGACGCGATCCTCGCCGGCGCGGTGGCGCCGGCGGCCTACAACGTGCTGTCGGGCACCTCGATGGCTTCGCCCCACGTGGCGGGCCTCGCCGCGCTGATCCGTCAGGCGCGACCGGACTTCGGCCCGCTCGACATCCGCTCGGCGATCATGACCAGCGCCACCAACGTCGTGAGCCTCGGCGGCGCCCGCGACCGCCGGGTCGATCGGGCCGGTGCCGGCTTCATCGATCCAGCCGGCGCGCTCGATCCCGGTCTCGTCTATCCGGTGTCGTCCGCCGATCTCGACGGCTATCTCTGCGGTGTCGGCCTGCCGCCGTCGGTGTGCGGAAGCGGGCGCGCCACCGCGCCGGAGCGCCTCAACCAGCCGTCCGTCCGCATGACCATGGTGGGAAGCGGCCGTTTCGTCCGCAAGGTGAAGAACGTCGGCAAGACGACGGCCACCTACACCGCATCCCTCGACCTGCGCGGCTTCGCGGGCAAGGTGACCCCGGCGAGCCTCACGCTGAAGCCCGGCGCCACGGGTGCGTTCACCGTCGACCTGACGGCGACCACCGCCCCCTACGGCACCGCCGTGCCCGGCTATCTCACGTGGACCGACGGCACCCACCGCGTCCGCAGCCCGCTGCTGCTCACGACCGTCGGCATGAAGGCGACCGACGTCGCCTCGACGCAGGCGACCACCACGGTCGAGCGGACGGTGCGCTTCGGCTACGCGGGCAAGGTCACGGTGGTCGCCATGGGCCTCGGTCCCCGGCAGACCGCCCGGGGAACCGTCAACGGACATTTCACCGGGCAGGGCGCGGGCGGCAGCGAGTGCTACCGGATCGCCGCCGGCACCAGCCATCGCGACTTCGCGATCGCGCGGATCGGTTCGCTGGTCCGCGTGCGCGTCGCCCCGGTGGATCCGAACACCACGGCCGACCTCGACCTCTACGTCCACGACGGCGACCTCGGCTATTACGAGGCCGCCACCAAGGACAACTCGACCGAGACCCTCGACTACCTCGCGCAGAAGGCCTTCACGCGCGTCTGCGTCGTGGCCCGGAACGGGGACGGCGCGACGCCCTATACGATCAGCCTGTGGGAGGCCACGGCCAAGCCCGCGACCGGCGCCCTCGTGGTGTCCGGGCTGCCCCGGACGGTCGTCGCCGGCCTGGACTACGAACTGTCGATCGGCTGGTCGGGGCTCGCCGCCGGCAGCTCCGACTTCGGCGGCGTCCTGTTCTATCGCGGCACGCCGAGCAACGAGAATCTGCTCGGTTCGATCGCGGTGACCGTGCGCCCGCCGAAGTCATCCGGTTCGTCCACGCTGGCGGCGGTCCACTGA
- a CDS encoding biotin transporter BioY produces MQTNASLAFGRSLQASGLATRALAVVLGSALIAAAAQITVPMLPVPMTMQTFAVMTIGMLYGARLGALTLAVYVVEGLLGLPVFAGGLNAALILAKPYTVGYIVGFFFAAFFAGLIAERVAGIRGAVLAVLAGTAAIYGFGLPWLGYMMGGDMAKAVAVGAVPFLLGDLVKAALAVAVREGLGRVRFGRG; encoded by the coding sequence ATGCAGACCAACGCCTCCCTCGCCTTCGGCCGCTCGCTCCAGGCCTCCGGCCTCGCGACTCGCGCCCTCGCCGTCGTGCTCGGCTCGGCCCTGATCGCCGCCGCCGCGCAGATCACCGTGCCGATGCTGCCGGTGCCGATGACCATGCAGACCTTCGCGGTCATGACCATCGGCATGCTCTACGGCGCCCGCCTCGGCGCGCTGACCCTCGCCGTCTACGTCGTCGAGGGCCTCCTCGGCCTGCCGGTGTTCGCCGGCGGCCTCAATGCGGCGCTGATCCTCGCCAAGCCCTACACCGTGGGCTACATCGTCGGCTTCTTCTTCGCCGCCTTCTTCGCCGGCCTGATCGCCGAGCGCGTCGCCGGTATCCGCGGCGCGGTGCTCGCCGTGCTCGCCGGCACCGCCGCCATCTACGGCTTCGGCCTGCCCTGGCTCGGCTACATGATGGGCGGTGACATGGCCAAGGCCGTCGCCGTCGGCGCGGTGCCCTTCCTCCTCGGCGACCTCGTCAAGGCGGCGCTCGCCGTCGCCGTCCGCGAGGGCCTCGGCCGCGTCCGCTTCGGCCGCGGCTGA
- a CDS encoding 5-oxoprolinase subunit B family protein, with the protein MKTRYSFGGDEHIFVEVDEEMSLEAFFKSLSITTAVKESRIRGVTEICPANASFQIKFDPDVIAPDDMMAELKRLESAADKAESTIRTRIVEIPVFYGDPWTHETLMRFRERHQDPSGTDLDYAARINGYGAVDDFVAAHAGSPWFVSMVGFVAGLPFMYQMVERQKQIQVPKYLRPRTDTPKLTVGHGGCFGCIYSVRGAGGYQMFGITPMPIYDPKQEISYLREFMIFFRPGDIVKFKPVDRDGYDAAVEAVDTGKFAPTIRDVTFSLDEFKADPAATNAKLLGVLHGA; encoded by the coding sequence ATGAAGACGCGATATTCGTTCGGGGGTGACGAGCACATCTTCGTCGAGGTCGACGAGGAAATGTCGCTCGAGGCCTTCTTCAAGAGCCTGTCCATCACCACCGCGGTGAAGGAGAGCCGGATCCGGGGCGTCACCGAGATCTGCCCGGCCAACGCCTCGTTCCAGATCAAGTTCGATCCGGACGTCATTGCGCCGGACGACATGATGGCCGAGCTGAAGCGGCTCGAGAGCGCCGCCGACAAGGCGGAATCGACCATCCGCACCCGCATCGTCGAGATCCCGGTGTTCTACGGCGACCCGTGGACCCACGAGACGCTGATGCGCTTCCGCGAGCGCCACCAGGATCCTTCCGGCACCGACCTCGACTATGCCGCCCGCATCAACGGCTACGGCGCCGTCGACGACTTCGTCGCCGCCCACGCCGGTTCGCCCTGGTTCGTGTCGATGGTCGGCTTCGTCGCCGGACTGCCGTTCATGTACCAGATGGTCGAGCGGCAGAAGCAGATCCAGGTGCCGAAGTATCTCCGGCCCCGCACCGACACCCCGAAGCTCACCGTCGGCCACGGCGGCTGCTTCGGCTGCATCTACTCCGTGCGCGGCGCCGGTGGCTACCAGATGTTCGGCATCACGCCGATGCCGATCTACGACCCGAAGCAGGAGATAAGCTATCTCCGCGAGTTCATGATCTTCTTCCGCCCGGGCGACATCGTGAAGTTCAAGCCGGTCGACCGCGACGGTTACGACGCCGCCGTCGAGGCGGTCGACACGGGCAAGTTCGCCCCGACCATCCGCGACGTCACCTTCTCGCTCGACGAGTTCAAGGCCGACCCGGCCGCCACCAACGCGAAGCTCCTGGGGGTGCTCCATGGCGCTTGA
- a CDS encoding biotin-dependent carboxyltransferase family protein, producing MALEILKPGLATTVQDLGRPGYYHLGIPLSGGMDRYALSAANLLVGNDEGDAVLEAVFMGPEIRFTADAVVAVTGAELPPKVDGEERPTWTAFEVKAGQTLGFGFLKAGARAYVAVAGGIDVPVVLGSRSTYPLGALGGHEGRALKAGDSLPVGAQKKAARVGASVPEALRRGPGKEPVLRVLPGLYWHRITAEAGTRFFEDTWKVAPEADRIGYRFRGGRPLEFVPREQPFGAGSDPSNIVDSCYPYGSIQVPGGTEPIVLHRDAVSGGGYFMIGTVVSADMDLIGQLQPHQKARFEAVDMDGALAARRDRARLSNDLVAALAG from the coding sequence ATGGCGCTTGAGATCCTGAAGCCGGGCCTCGCCACAACCGTGCAGGACCTCGGTCGCCCCGGCTATTACCACCTCGGCATCCCGCTCTCCGGCGGCATGGACCGTTACGCGCTTTCCGCCGCCAACCTGCTCGTCGGCAACGACGAGGGCGACGCGGTGCTGGAGGCGGTGTTCATGGGGCCGGAGATCCGCTTCACGGCCGACGCCGTCGTCGCGGTCACCGGCGCCGAACTGCCGCCCAAGGTCGACGGCGAGGAGCGGCCGACCTGGACCGCCTTCGAGGTCAAGGCCGGGCAAACGCTCGGCTTCGGCTTCCTGAAGGCCGGCGCCCGCGCCTACGTGGCCGTCGCCGGCGGCATCGACGTGCCGGTGGTGCTCGGATCGCGCTCGACCTATCCGCTCGGTGCGCTCGGCGGCCACGAGGGCAGGGCGCTTAAGGCCGGCGACAGCCTGCCCGTCGGCGCACAGAAGAAGGCCGCGCGCGTCGGTGCGTCGGTGCCCGAGGCACTGCGCCGCGGGCCGGGCAAGGAGCCGGTCCTGCGCGTGCTGCCGGGGCTCTACTGGCACCGGATCACCGCCGAGGCCGGCACGCGCTTCTTCGAGGACACCTGGAAGGTCGCGCCCGAGGCCGACCGGATCGGCTACCGCTTCCGTGGCGGCCGGCCACTGGAGTTCGTGCCGCGCGAGCAGCCCTTCGGTGCCGGGTCGGACCCGTCCAACATCGTCGACAGCTGCTATCCCTACGGTTCGATCCAGGTGCCCGGCGGCACCGAGCCGATCGTGCTCCACCGCGACGCCGTGTCCGGCGGCGGCTATTTCATGATCGGCACGGTGGTTTCCGCCGACATGGACCTGATCGGGCAGCTGCAGCCGCACCAGAAGGCGCGCTTCGAGGCGGTCGACATGGACGGCGCGCTCGCCGCCCGGCGCGACCGGGCACGACTATCGAATGATCTTGTCGCCGCGCTCGCCGGCTGA